A single region of the Microbulbifer sp. MKSA007 genome encodes:
- a CDS encoding ATP-dependent DNA helicase, producing the protein MDSLESAETLNLSVGELVAFSCRSGDLIREPTSGPSAQEGIRAHQKLQNQRPKGAEAEYKLKTQIDWMEQQVTLSGRVDIFHPKSDLHKPAQLDEIKTTYLPPSKLPEATKELHWAQLKIYGYCHLVNEGATDGTDTVALKVVWYNLKERKAYPECIEYRFSELKAFTLEALTKYLCWRRAWQEHRQRLIDTAKQLAFPFPQYRPGQRQLAVEAYRCFRDGGELVAEAPTGTGKTISTLFPAIKAIGEEKLDQLVYLTAKNSGRQMVRETIEALQASGLQLSLLEIQAREKACACNLGLCTRDDDGICPRTKGFYDRLPVAMDALLGRPQLTPKEIADVADQQQICPFELSLQILPWVDLVVCDFNYVFDPLVRLTSFQDQRNRRALLIDEAHNLIDRAQEMYSAKLSRRDSRRAANACKGHSPTLQRSIQSLVRAIDNWIKRLREVGVAQSHSAFEGGEVWVTAATGEEEHPESVSRAVQKVLSTVSQLIESSQSPPEETAEWLRSVYRYAVIEQELSDQHKVVTRVIDRDAPWQEQEIKLLCLNAAQFLQRSYQQNQAALLFSATLRPASYIFSQLGVEHESPYLRLPSPFQPQQQGVFLCPYIDTRYQARDRSIENLVDIISRTFYSRAGNYLVFFPSYRYLEQVAESFKARFPEVFLLQQLPGQGETERAEFLSGFNEGNKSLGFAIMGGIFGEGIDYVGEKLVGTIIVGTGLPQVNVERELQRDAAETTGIHGFDIAYRYPGMTRVLQTAGRVIRSESDKGVIILADSRFSEPFYWQLFPEHWQPAVCRNTDQLTGNLEKFWSLS; encoded by the coding sequence TTGGATAGCTTAGAGTCGGCTGAGACTTTGAATCTTTCTGTGGGAGAGCTAGTCGCTTTTTCCTGCCGCAGCGGAGATTTGATTCGGGAGCCAACTTCAGGGCCCTCTGCCCAGGAAGGGATTCGGGCTCATCAGAAGCTACAAAATCAGCGGCCCAAAGGCGCTGAGGCAGAATACAAGCTCAAGACCCAAATAGACTGGATGGAACAACAGGTTACTTTGAGCGGCCGGGTTGACATTTTTCATCCGAAAAGTGATTTGCATAAACCGGCTCAGCTGGATGAAATTAAGACCACTTATTTACCCCCATCGAAGTTGCCCGAAGCCACTAAGGAATTGCATTGGGCCCAGCTAAAAATTTACGGCTATTGCCACTTGGTAAATGAAGGTGCTACAGATGGTACAGATACAGTTGCCCTGAAAGTTGTCTGGTATAACCTCAAGGAGCGCAAGGCCTATCCAGAATGCATAGAGTACCGCTTTAGTGAGCTTAAGGCCTTTACTCTTGAGGCTCTCACAAAATATTTGTGTTGGCGCAGGGCTTGGCAGGAACATCGGCAACGGCTTATTGATACGGCGAAACAGCTCGCTTTCCCTTTCCCGCAATACCGCCCCGGCCAGCGCCAACTGGCAGTGGAAGCCTACCGGTGCTTCCGGGACGGTGGTGAGCTGGTGGCTGAAGCACCCACGGGAACCGGCAAGACAATCAGTACCCTCTTCCCAGCCATAAAGGCAATTGGCGAGGAAAAGCTGGATCAGCTGGTTTACCTGACAGCAAAGAATTCCGGTCGGCAAATGGTGCGGGAAACCATTGAGGCACTTCAGGCGAGTGGTTTGCAGTTATCTTTACTTGAAATTCAAGCAAGGGAAAAAGCCTGTGCCTGTAACCTGGGGCTTTGTACCCGTGATGATGACGGCATCTGTCCGAGAACAAAAGGATTTTATGATCGACTTCCAGTTGCAATGGATGCCCTGCTCGGCCGGCCCCAGTTAACTCCCAAAGAGATTGCTGACGTGGCGGATCAGCAGCAAATCTGTCCCTTTGAACTCTCCCTTCAAATATTGCCTTGGGTAGACTTGGTGGTATGTGATTTCAATTATGTATTTGACCCTTTGGTACGCCTGACCAGTTTTCAGGACCAGCGCAATCGCCGCGCACTGTTAATCGATGAAGCTCACAATTTAATCGACCGCGCCCAGGAAATGTACAGTGCAAAGTTGTCCCGCCGTGATAGTCGACGTGCAGCTAATGCTTGCAAAGGGCACTCTCCGACATTGCAGAGAAGTATCCAGTCTCTGGTTCGGGCAATTGATAATTGGATCAAGCGATTGCGAGAAGTTGGTGTAGCTCAAAGCCACAGTGCTTTTGAAGGGGGTGAAGTTTGGGTCACTGCAGCAACAGGTGAAGAAGAGCATCCAGAATCGGTTTCCCGAGCGGTGCAAAAAGTGCTCTCCACGGTCAGCCAACTTATAGAAAGCTCTCAGTCGCCCCCGGAAGAAACAGCAGAGTGGTTAAGGTCTGTCTATCGTTACGCCGTTATTGAGCAGGAGCTTTCCGATCAGCATAAAGTCGTCACTCGGGTGATTGACCGGGATGCTCCCTGGCAGGAGCAGGAAATTAAGCTACTTTGTTTAAATGCTGCACAGTTTTTACAGCGATCCTATCAGCAAAACCAAGCCGCTTTACTCTTCTCTGCGACTTTGCGCCCAGCCAGCTATATATTTAGTCAACTGGGTGTAGAGCATGAGTCGCCCTACTTAAGACTGCCCTCGCCTTTTCAGCCGCAGCAACAGGGTGTCTTCCTGTGTCCATATATAGATACGCGCTACCAAGCCCGCGACCGCTCAATAGAGAACCTCGTCGACATTATTTCCCGTACCTTTTACAGCCGCGCAGGAAATTACCTGGTATTTTTTCCCTCTTATCGTTACCTGGAGCAAGTTGCTGAGAGTTTTAAGGCGAGATTCCCGGAAGTGTTCTTGTTACAACAGCTGCCGGGACAGGGAGAGACAGAGCGCGCTGAGTTTTTGTCTGGATTCAACGAAGGTAACAAGAGCCTTGGGTTTGCCATTATGGGGGGCATCTTTGGTGAAGGCATTGACTATGTTGGGGAGAAGCTGGTTGGCACTATTATCGTCGGTACTGGGCTCCCGCAAGTTAATGTTGAGCGGGAGCTACAGCGCGATGCTGCGGAAACCACTGGCATCCATGGATTTGACATCGCCTACCGCTATCCAGGGATGACTCGCGTACTGCAAACTGCCGGTCGGGTTATACGTTCCGAATCTGATAAAGGTGTGATCATTCTGGCAGATAGCCGCTTTTCAGAACCTTTTTATTGGCAGCTTTTCCCCGAGCACTGGCAACCGGCGGTTTGTCGTAACACTGATCAATTAACGGGCAACTTGGAGAAGTTCTGGAGCTTGAGCTAA
- a CDS encoding VanZ family protein has protein sequence MCTITSLSLFPLPEVPNIPGTDKTNHLIAYSALMFPVALRRPSYWWLIGLFFVLWSGGIELLQPYVNRTGEWLDFVANTAGILSGALIAWMLGKFGLREYKS, from the coding sequence TTGTGCACTATTACAAGCCTATCCCTGTTTCCGCTTCCCGAAGTACCCAATATACCCGGCACCGACAAAACCAATCACTTAATTGCCTATAGTGCACTGATGTTCCCCGTCGCCCTGCGCAGGCCTAGTTACTGGTGGCTAATAGGACTATTTTTTGTACTGTGGAGCGGTGGCATCGAGTTACTTCAACCTTATGTGAATCGAACGGGTGAGTGGTTAGATTTCGTGGCCAATACGGCGGGGATATTGAGCGGAGCGCTTATCGCTTGGATGCTGGGAAAATTTGGGCTGAGGGAGTACAAATCCTAA
- a CDS encoding NAD(P)H-dependent oxidoreductase, which yields MKTLLHIDASAQKWSGLAAPQDSANIPRHTSISKAVAASFVSGWLEKRPQDKVIHRDVGLNPPGFINQDWIASVFTPEADRTEEQQSLVALSDILIDELSQADIIVMSTSMYNYGMPAALKAWFDQVVRINKTFTFDLDRGDFPLEPIMSGKKLVLITSAGEFGFGQGGIREQMNHLGPHIRTLSRYLGVEEFHEINAEYQEFADKRHRDSIKRAFLKTQELTATLANCL from the coding sequence ATGAAAACACTATTACATATTGACGCTAGTGCCCAGAAGTGGAGCGGCTTAGCAGCACCACAAGACAGTGCGAATATCCCCAGGCATACCTCAATCTCCAAAGCAGTTGCCGCAAGTTTTGTAAGCGGTTGGCTAGAAAAGAGACCCCAAGATAAAGTTATCCATAGAGATGTCGGTTTAAACCCGCCAGGCTTTATCAATCAAGATTGGATTGCCTCGGTTTTTACGCCTGAGGCGGATCGCACAGAAGAGCAGCAGTCCCTGGTAGCGCTTTCTGACATCTTGATTGATGAGCTATCCCAGGCGGATATCATTGTTATGTCAACTTCGATGTATAACTACGGCATGCCTGCCGCACTTAAGGCCTGGTTCGATCAAGTTGTTCGTATCAACAAGACGTTCACCTTTGATTTAGACCGTGGTGACTTCCCCTTAGAGCCTATTATGTCTGGCAAAAAGCTGGTGCTAATCACCTCTGCCGGGGAGTTTGGCTTTGGACAAGGAGGAATCCGTGAGCAAATGAATCACCTGGGGCCACATATCCGAACCTTAAGCCGCTATTTGGGGGTTGAGGAGTTCCATGAAATCAATGCAGAGTACCAGGAATTTGCTGATAAAAGGCACCGGGATTCGATTAAACGAGCTTTCCTCAAAACTCAGGAGTTAACCGCAACGTTGGCTAACTGCCTTTAA
- a CDS encoding LysR substrate-binding domain-containing protein: protein MYPNLPSLNALKVFDAAARLGSFKRAAEELFITPTAVSHQIKGLEESLGTTLFERKTRAVQLTSEGRMLAQTTSQIFQQLTETVSEITCSKKTLTVSTTSSFAAMWLVPHLENFYQKFPDIIVSVVTGEEVSDIERDRRIDIAIRYGKYDESTKNALHLATETIGVYAAPSYLTQIRDISEAQLLETKWVNSSLPPLNWQTLLKRKLDGIRVRQFDQEHHVIQAALAGQGIALVSSLLVQNPLRNQWLVPFRGGSKLSGIEGLTYSALIPSRHSRNGNVLAFVTWLKEALRDSPYS, encoded by the coding sequence GTGTACCCAAACCTGCCCTCACTCAACGCCCTCAAAGTATTCGATGCCGCCGCCAGACTGGGCAGTTTCAAGAGAGCTGCGGAAGAACTCTTTATAACGCCGACAGCCGTATCACATCAGATAAAGGGTTTGGAGGAGTCCCTGGGTACAACATTATTCGAGCGCAAAACCCGTGCCGTGCAGTTGACCAGTGAAGGGCGGATGCTCGCTCAAACAACGTCTCAAATTTTTCAGCAGCTCACTGAAACGGTGAGTGAAATAACGTGTTCAAAGAAAACACTGACCGTTAGTACGACTTCAAGCTTTGCTGCTATGTGGCTTGTGCCCCATCTGGAGAATTTTTATCAGAAATTTCCAGATATCATTGTTTCAGTAGTGACCGGGGAAGAAGTGAGTGATATCGAGCGAGATAGACGTATCGACATCGCTATTCGGTACGGGAAATATGATGAAAGTACAAAAAATGCTCTCCACTTGGCCACCGAAACAATCGGTGTCTACGCTGCACCAAGCTACCTGACTCAGATTAGGGATATTTCTGAAGCTCAACTTCTGGAAACAAAATGGGTCAACTCATCACTTCCACCGCTGAACTGGCAAACTCTCCTCAAAAGAAAACTTGATGGCATTCGCGTGCGGCAGTTTGACCAGGAGCATCATGTAATCCAGGCCGCCTTGGCTGGCCAGGGTATTGCGCTAGTAAGTTCGCTTCTTGTTCAAAATCCTTTGCGCAATCAATGGCTGGTTCCTTTTAGAGGAGGCTCCAAGCTTTCAGGGATTGAGGGACTTACCTATTCCGCATTAATACCTAGCCGCCATTCAAGAAATGGAAATGTGTTGGCTTTCGTAACCTGGCTGAAGGAAGCACTACGCGATTCTCCCTATAGTTAG
- a CDS encoding anaerobic ribonucleoside-triphosphate reductase activating protein: protein MSNKLRAGGFTSFTAIDFPGELAAVVFCQGCPWRCRYCHNGDLLPARAPSAYDWDQILTFLDSRRGLLDAVVFSGGEPTAQSALEPAIAQVRDLGFKVGLHTAGIYPRRLERLIQSLDWVGLDIKAMPENYPSITGVDGSGVAPWQCAELLAQSSVPLQVRLTRHPSLTTDAELNQIREKLSGIGIEKLEVQRCNSEQAIDQTLRFLTCKSHPTR, encoded by the coding sequence ATGAGTAATAAGTTACGTGCCGGTGGATTCACGTCGTTTACGGCAATCGACTTCCCCGGCGAGTTGGCAGCGGTGGTTTTTTGCCAGGGATGCCCCTGGCGCTGCCGCTACTGCCATAACGGCGATCTACTGCCTGCGCGAGCACCCAGTGCCTATGACTGGGATCAAATCCTCACATTTTTAGACAGTCGCCGGGGCTTGCTGGATGCCGTTGTGTTTTCCGGTGGCGAGCCCACCGCCCAGAGTGCCCTGGAACCGGCGATTGCCCAAGTCAGGGATCTGGGATTCAAGGTCGGGCTTCATACTGCGGGAATCTACCCCCGCAGGCTGGAACGCCTGATTCAGAGTCTTGATTGGGTGGGGTTGGATATTAAAGCAATGCCGGAAAACTACCCTTCCATTACGGGTGTCGATGGCAGTGGCGTGGCCCCCTGGCAGTGTGCGGAGCTTCTCGCTCAATCCAGTGTACCTTTGCAAGTGCGCCTTACCAGGCATCCGAGTCTTACAACTGATGCTGAACTGAACCAAATACGGGAGAAACTTAGCGGTATTGGTATTGAAAAGTTGGAGGTCCAGCGCTGCAATAGTGAGCAAGCTATAGATCAGACGTTGAGGTTCTTAACTTGTAAGTCCCACCCTACTCGCTAA
- a CDS encoding RHS repeat-associated core domain-containing protein encodes MKKSGKLISNTVPLTLYIYCSLFLSGVIFSLNTYAMTEDELATVLFPVGDKVEPLTSEVFNEQLDLQSGAVTFRRSDVKLQPLGDLSVAYNISFGVSYGAAYGWVEDIPRIESSYAKRATGPAENIEPDALTDGNFCSTSYRNPDELAYDLNEDSNLPFATPPTLHIPGLLRERLLINDNPKSPTDSPFITNSGWRVECYDSPNSNINGFLATSPKGTKYYFDVYSQRPALIKMNDELRPYLQHPDFLEVYARKTYHMLYISKIEDRFGNSAIYGYDIRYRKDFDIDQNYFLINQLSSITQNDGQKIDVNLVNGRKTVSANNRQWQYYYSSNSSISNSTFKVVMPNGQEWTYRTAGPEDPYRYFWETGMTGRYRGCSARTEGKYINVEIEAPGNLSGVFYFKPTIISLANYKRRPFIDEELDRCHMSMALDKKRIDYDANKSYTWSYQYSNHKGEFQEMFSYVPTITEAEKLQGDVPESVDRYLSGRTTVTMPDLSYVSYYTNRDRLSNNFGSVIALQNYSAPNNGSSKLLREVQLDYQLIPAVGSKWWLRQSPDENGYRLKSRRTIENDEYLTEFEDFSFFGTPLIRHEQHKNQSGSTVREKYTKYSYLNDYSNWVLDQFVSSSVSSNGNSNSYTETDKLNYSTFSYTNRYTSQKLPSKQYKFGQLVKTYKSYDAQGNPSRVEFNAPLAFGTGNRFIEYSNYKRGIPQTITVPRRETTGEMILSRTVDDNGLFTSITDFNGVTTQYKYDEIGRLIAKDLEDDTDYNYSWADTLYQWDDDTNTRTLTRCKLNASQNACINGTTALKTQEDYDGLMRLASTEAENRRQTKPSENTIYRNFTYNFNNQILFSSFNSYYSVETGGTTNTYDALGRIKSISKTGLGTVTYDYRSGNIVEETDAEKNITTTTYSAYGEPSYEKAIKIESPESVVTDINIDIFDLVKSITQSGPGKTSSTTISQTENHYYDTYKQLCLVTRKDIGSTAYSKNALGENLWTAQNISSNYSNCLSSQPSDATLYGYDNLGRLHSVDFSDSSPDMLYQRDNNGNVTLIAAGTVGHIYSYNNLNLPEDEVIDIEGSINFSLDYTYDSLAHLSSIIYPDASQVSFAPNGFGQATQAVREAANGYSAFTYVDDAVYYANGLINGFDFGNGLSHKTMLNSAQTPSNIEDSSGNVKALDYSYLYDNNLNVTRILDNIDTDYSLTDLSYDGLDRLTRTYGNSGIGNSTIRYDGLGNITYYQSKDSTLDYNYDTSLNRLSSVTGSGSASKSYSNFQYDSRGNIVNNSHRKFTYNLAGQMTTSDSNSYLYDAYNRRVRTVDSEGTGYSIYNRNGVLLHRYTPAGGINYIYLGDRLVAKDGVIADNSGKQHYRPYGKSIEGEVDDVGYTAHKFDADLDLSYMQARYYDPNLGRFYSNDPMGTVTHLSTENGIHGFNRYMYANNNPYKYTDPTGMCSVGEKHCVETISRTTNSDNSITVSRTDTRTNGNTSTTTPSGSLKLKPQASANNAPATVTSTMENKLLDLSEDVNKTINVHSGVRTQAQQNSLKGKTSNTVASTSQHTVGDAADITVTGMSGADLSKAAVDSGDFERVNLYNSGSVHVDQKNVGPGTQYYRQWKRKPNP; translated from the coding sequence ATGAAGAAATCTGGAAAACTGATCAGTAATACTGTACCACTGACACTATATATTTACTGTTCTTTGTTTTTGTCAGGGGTTATTTTTAGCCTAAATACTTACGCCATGACCGAAGATGAGCTGGCGACAGTGCTTTTCCCTGTGGGTGATAAAGTTGAGCCCTTGACTTCTGAGGTTTTTAACGAACAACTAGATTTACAATCGGGAGCTGTCACTTTTAGAAGAAGTGATGTAAAACTCCAGCCTTTAGGAGATTTATCAGTCGCTTACAATATCTCCTTTGGTGTTAGCTATGGAGCCGCGTACGGCTGGGTCGAAGATATACCTAGAATAGAGTCCAGTTATGCAAAGCGGGCAACTGGTCCAGCAGAAAATATTGAGCCCGATGCTTTGACTGATGGAAACTTTTGCTCAACAAGCTATCGTAATCCCGATGAATTAGCGTACGATCTTAATGAAGATAGTAACCTCCCGTTTGCCACGCCCCCTACCTTACATATTCCAGGCTTACTGCGAGAGCGCCTATTAATTAATGACAACCCCAAGAGTCCTACTGACTCTCCTTTTATCACTAATAGTGGCTGGCGTGTAGAGTGCTATGATTCCCCCAACTCTAATATCAATGGTTTTTTAGCAACTTCCCCTAAAGGCACAAAATACTATTTCGATGTTTATAGCCAAAGGCCGGCCTTGATCAAAATGAACGATGAGCTTAGGCCATATCTTCAGCATCCTGACTTTCTAGAGGTTTATGCTAGAAAGACATACCATATGCTCTATATCAGCAAAATAGAAGATCGGTTTGGTAATAGCGCAATATACGGTTATGACATCCGCTACCGCAAAGATTTTGATATAGATCAAAATTACTTTTTGATCAATCAATTAAGTAGTATCACCCAGAACGATGGTCAGAAAATTGACGTCAATCTTGTAAATGGACGAAAGACTGTTTCTGCTAACAACAGGCAGTGGCAATATTATTACTCTAGCAATAGTTCAATCTCAAATTCGACATTTAAAGTAGTTATGCCGAATGGCCAGGAGTGGACTTATCGTACAGCAGGCCCTGAAGATCCCTACCGATATTTTTGGGAAACAGGTATGACTGGGCGGTATAGAGGCTGTAGTGCAAGAACTGAAGGTAAATATATTAACGTAGAGATTGAAGCCCCAGGGAACTTGAGTGGAGTTTTTTACTTTAAACCAACGATTATATCATTGGCGAACTATAAACGACGTCCATTTATTGACGAAGAGCTTGACCGATGCCATATGTCGATGGCACTAGATAAGAAAAGAATTGATTACGATGCAAATAAGAGCTACACATGGTCCTATCAGTACTCAAACCATAAAGGTGAGTTCCAGGAGATGTTTAGTTATGTACCAACGATAACCGAGGCGGAAAAATTACAGGGTGATGTCCCGGAGAGTGTTGATCGATATCTCAGTGGTCGCACAACGGTAACAATGCCTGATCTTAGCTATGTTAGCTATTATACCAACCGCGATAGATTGTCTAACAATTTTGGCTCAGTTATTGCTCTTCAAAATTATTCTGCGCCAAATAACGGCTCATCAAAATTGCTTCGGGAGGTGCAGCTTGACTATCAGTTAATCCCAGCTGTTGGTTCTAAGTGGTGGTTGCGGCAAAGTCCCGATGAAAACGGATACCGCTTAAAATCCAGAAGAACTATCGAAAATGATGAGTATTTAACAGAGTTTGAAGACTTTAGCTTTTTTGGCACACCACTAATTCGCCATGAGCAACATAAAAATCAATCAGGCTCGACCGTTCGAGAAAAATATACTAAATATAGCTATTTAAATGACTATAGCAACTGGGTACTGGATCAATTCGTAAGCAGCTCTGTAAGTAGTAATGGAAATTCAAATTCTTACACCGAGACAGATAAGCTAAACTACAGCACCTTTAGTTATACCAACCGCTATACCAGCCAAAAACTACCAAGCAAGCAGTACAAATTTGGACAACTCGTCAAAACCTATAAATCTTACGATGCCCAGGGAAATCCAAGCCGAGTTGAATTTAATGCGCCGCTAGCATTTGGCACTGGCAATCGGTTTATAGAATATAGTAATTATAAACGTGGCATTCCACAAACAATTACCGTACCTCGTCGAGAAACGACAGGTGAAATGATACTATCGAGAACAGTTGACGATAATGGTTTATTTACCAGCATTACAGATTTTAATGGCGTTACCACACAATATAAATACGACGAAATAGGGCGCCTTATAGCCAAGGATTTAGAAGATGATACCGATTACAATTACAGTTGGGCAGATACACTGTATCAGTGGGATGATGACACCAACACAAGAACTCTAACACGCTGTAAATTGAATGCTTCGCAGAACGCATGTATTAATGGAACCACCGCATTAAAAACACAAGAAGATTATGATGGCTTAATGCGGCTGGCAAGTACAGAAGCGGAGAATCGACGTCAGACTAAGCCCAGTGAAAATACTATTTATAGAAATTTTACCTACAACTTTAATAATCAAATATTATTTTCCTCCTTTAACAGCTATTATAGTGTCGAAACTGGCGGCACAACAAATACTTATGATGCTTTAGGGCGTATCAAATCCATATCTAAAACAGGTTTAGGAACTGTTACATATGATTATCGATCAGGAAACATAGTCGAAGAAACAGATGCGGAAAAAAATATCACGACGACTACTTACTCTGCTTATGGGGAACCGTCCTATGAAAAAGCAATAAAAATTGAATCTCCGGAAAGTGTCGTAACTGATATCAATATTGATATCTTTGATTTAGTGAAATCTATTACTCAGTCTGGGCCGGGTAAAACCTCAAGCACTACCATAAGCCAGACCGAGAATCATTATTATGACACATATAAACAACTGTGCCTGGTTACTAGAAAAGATATCGGAAGTACAGCATATAGTAAAAATGCACTTGGCGAGAATCTCTGGACGGCTCAGAATATTAGCTCAAACTACAGTAACTGTTTAAGTAGCCAACCTAGTGATGCAACTCTGTATGGATATGATAATTTAGGTAGACTCCATTCAGTTGATTTCTCTGATAGTTCACCAGATATGCTTTATCAACGCGACAATAATGGGAATGTAACATTAATTGCTGCTGGAACAGTAGGCCATATTTACAGTTACAATAACCTCAACTTGCCTGAAGATGAAGTTATAGATATAGAAGGAAGTATAAATTTTTCTCTTGATTACACCTATGATTCCTTAGCACACCTTTCGTCAATAATCTATCCTGATGCCAGTCAAGTGAGTTTCGCTCCCAATGGCTTTGGGCAAGCAACTCAGGCAGTTCGAGAAGCAGCAAATGGCTATAGTGCATTTACCTATGTAGACGATGCAGTGTATTACGCGAATGGGTTGATCAATGGTTTTGATTTTGGCAATGGCCTTAGCCATAAAACCATGCTTAATAGCGCTCAGACTCCAAGCAATATTGAAGACTCTAGTGGCAATGTTAAAGCGCTGGATTATAGTTACCTCTATGACAACAACCTCAATGTTACTCGTATATTAGATAATATTGACACTGATTATAGCCTTACCGATTTAAGCTATGACGGGCTTGACCGACTGACAAGGACTTATGGGAATAGTGGCATTGGCAACAGTACTATACGCTATGATGGCCTAGGAAATATCACCTATTATCAAAGCAAAGACAGTACTCTGGATTATAATTATGATACTAGTCTGAACCGACTGAGTTCAGTCACTGGCAGCGGATCAGCTTCTAAGAGTTACAGTAATTTTCAATATGATTCACGCGGCAATATCGTCAATAATAGCCATCGGAAATTCACCTATAATTTAGCCGGTCAAATGACCACTTCCGATTCTAATAGCTATCTTTATGACGCTTACAATCGGCGTGTTAGAACGGTAGATAGTGAAGGCACAGGTTATAGTATTTACAATAGGAATGGTGTACTACTTCACCGATACACGCCTGCAGGTGGTATCAATTACATTTATCTTGGAGACAGACTCGTCGCAAAAGATGGTGTTATTGCCGATAATTCTGGTAAACAACATTACCGGCCTTATGGAAAAAGTATTGAAGGTGAAGTGGATGATGTCGGCTACACAGCTCACAAATTTGATGCCGATCTTGATTTGTCTTATATGCAAGCTCGATATTATGACCCCAATCTAGGTAGGTTTTACTCGAATGATCCGATGGGCACAGTTACGCACCTAAGTACGGAAAACGGTATTCATGGATTTAACAGATATATGTATGCAAACAACAATCCGTATAAATATACCGACCCTACGGGTATGTGCTCAGTCGGTGAAAAGCATTGCGTTGAAACTATATCTAGAACTACAAATTCAGATAACTCAATAACAGTTTCTAGAACTGATACTAGAACTAATGGCAATACGTCTACAACTACCCCTTCTGGTTCGTTAAAGCTGAAACCACAAGCTTCTGCCAATAACGCCCCTGCGACAGTTACATCTACTATGGAAAATAAACTTTTAGATTTAAGTGAAGACGTCAATAAGACGATTAATGTCCATAGCGGGGTTAGAACACAAGCTCAACAAAACTCCCTAAAGGGAAAAACATCGAATACAGTAGCTTCTACTTCTCAGCACACGGTAGGTGATGCCGCTGATATTACAGTAACAGGAATGTCAGGTGCGGATCTATCGAAAGCTGCTGTAGATTCAGGAGACTTTGAGCGTGTAAACTTGTATAACTCAGGATCAGTTCACGTTGATCAAAAGAATGTTGGTCCGGGGACACAATATTATAGACAATGGAAGCGGAAGCCCAATCCATGA
- a CDS encoding NAD(P)H-binding protein, translating into MKVLVAGANGAIGEILVGKLVDKGHEVTAMVRKESQQDNLRSTDARPILGDLTKKESLNNAVKGQDAVIFVAGSKGKALESVDRDGAIHLCDATKSAGISRFILLSSIFAGRKEQGPKELQLYLKAKQIAVE; encoded by the coding sequence ATGAAAGTACTTGTGGCGGGTGCTAACGGTGCAATCGGTGAAATCCTTGTGGGTAAACTTGTCGACAAAGGGCACGAGGTAACCGCTATGGTCCGCAAGGAATCCCAACAAGATAATTTGCGTAGTACAGATGCGCGCCCCATTCTTGGAGACCTGACAAAGAAGGAGTCCCTGAACAATGCGGTAAAGGGGCAAGATGCAGTCATTTTTGTTGCGGGCTCCAAGGGTAAAGCATTGGAATCTGTGGATCGGGATGGTGCTATCCATCTTTGTGATGCAACGAAAAGCGCGGGTATATCGCGCTTTATTCTATTGAGTTCCATTTTTGCCGGGCGAAAGGAGCAAGGGCCTAAAGAACTTCAACTCTACCTTAAAGCCAAACAGATTGCAGTTGAGTAA